One Streptomyces sp. L2 genomic window carries:
- a CDS encoding acetoacetate--CoA ligase, producing the protein MSTANPQPLWQPDPQRIAQARITRFQAWAAEHHGAPTEGGYPALHRWSVDQLETFWKAVTEWFGVRFCTPYARVLGDRTMPGAQWFPGGTLNYAEHALRAAGERPAEPALLYVDETHEPTPVTWSELRRQVGSLTAELRALGVRPGDRVSGYLPNIPQAVVALLATAAVGAVWTSCAPDFGARSVLDRFQQVEPVVLFTVDGYRYGGKEHDRREVVAELRSELPTLRAVVHIPLLGTPAPEGALDWAALTAADTEPVFEPVPFDHPLWVLYSSGTTGLPKAIVQSQGGILVEHLKQLGLHCDLGPEDRFFWYTSTGWMMWNFLVSGLLTGTTIVLYDGSPGYPDTGAQWRIAERTGATLYGTSAAYVMACRKAGVHPSRDFDLSRVQCVATTGSPLPPDGFRWLHDEVRDDLWIASVSGGTDVCSCFAGAVPTLPVYTGELQAPGLGTDLQSWDPSGEPLVDEVGELVVTNPMPSMPIRFWNDPDGSRYHDSYFDTYPGVWRHGDWITLTSRGSVIIHGRSDSTLNRQGVRMGSADIYEVVERLPEIKESLVIGIEQPDGGYWMPLFVHLAPGAVLDDGLLNRIRQSIREQLSPRHVPDEVIEVPGVPHTLTGKRIEVPVKRLLQGTPLAKAVNPGSIDNLGLLDFYEELARKRA; encoded by the coding sequence TTCTGCACGCCCTACGCGCGCGTGCTGGGCGACCGTACGATGCCGGGCGCCCAGTGGTTCCCCGGCGGCACGCTGAACTACGCCGAGCACGCCCTGCGAGCCGCCGGTGAGCGGCCGGCCGAACCCGCGCTGCTGTACGTCGACGAAACCCATGAGCCGACCCCGGTGACCTGGTCCGAGCTGCGCCGCCAGGTGGGCTCCCTCACCGCGGAACTCCGCGCCCTCGGCGTGCGCCCCGGCGACCGTGTCAGCGGTTACCTCCCGAACATCCCCCAGGCGGTCGTCGCACTCCTCGCCACGGCCGCCGTCGGCGCCGTGTGGACCTCGTGCGCCCCCGACTTCGGCGCCCGCAGCGTGCTCGACCGCTTCCAGCAGGTCGAGCCGGTCGTCCTGTTCACCGTCGACGGCTACCGCTACGGCGGCAAGGAGCACGACCGCCGCGAGGTCGTCGCCGAGCTGCGCAGCGAACTGCCCACCCTGCGAGCCGTGGTCCACATCCCCCTCCTCGGCACCCCCGCCCCGGAGGGCGCCCTGGATTGGGCGGCGCTGACGGCGGCCGACACCGAGCCCGTCTTCGAGCCGGTCCCGTTCGACCATCCGCTGTGGGTGCTCTACTCCTCCGGCACGACCGGCCTGCCCAAGGCCATCGTGCAGTCCCAGGGCGGCATCCTCGTCGAGCACCTCAAACAGCTCGGCCTGCACTGCGACCTCGGCCCGGAAGACCGTTTCTTCTGGTACACCTCGACCGGCTGGATGATGTGGAACTTCCTCGTCTCCGGCCTGCTCACGGGAACCACGATCGTCCTGTACGACGGCAGCCCCGGCTACCCCGACACGGGCGCCCAGTGGCGCATCGCCGAACGCACCGGAGCCACCCTCTACGGCACCTCGGCCGCGTACGTCATGGCCTGCCGCAAGGCGGGCGTGCACCCCTCCCGCGACTTCGACCTCTCCCGGGTCCAGTGCGTCGCCACCACCGGCTCCCCCCTGCCCCCCGACGGGTTCCGCTGGCTGCACGACGAGGTCCGCGACGACCTGTGGATCGCCTCCGTCAGCGGCGGCACCGACGTCTGCTCCTGCTTCGCCGGAGCCGTGCCGACCCTCCCGGTGTACACCGGCGAACTCCAGGCGCCCGGCCTGGGCACCGACCTGCAGTCCTGGGACCCGAGCGGTGAACCCCTCGTCGACGAGGTCGGCGAGCTGGTCGTCACCAACCCGATGCCGTCCATGCCGATCCGCTTCTGGAACGACCCCGACGGCAGCCGCTACCACGACAGCTACTTCGACACCTACCCCGGCGTCTGGCGCCACGGCGACTGGATCACCCTCACCTCGCGCGGCTCGGTGATCATCCACGGCCGCTCGGACTCCACCCTCAACCGGCAGGGGGTGCGCATGGGCTCGGCCGACATCTACGAGGTCGTCGAACGCCTGCCCGAGATCAAGGAATCCCTCGTCATCGGCATCGAACAGCCCGACGGGGGCTACTGGATGCCGCTGTTCGTACACCTCGCACCCGGCGCGGTCCTCGACGACGGGCTGCTGAACCGCATCCGGCAGAGCATCCGCGAACAGCTCTCACCGCGCCACGTCCCCGACGAGGTCATCGAGGTGCCCGGCGTCCCGCACACCCTCACCGGCAAGCGCATCGAAGTCCCGGTCAAGCGCCTCTTGCAGGGCACGCCCCTGGCGAAGGCCGTCAATCCCGGCTCGATCGACAACCTCGGCCTCCTCGACTTCTACGAGGAACTGGCCCGCAAGCGCGCCTGA